In Ctenopharyngodon idella isolate HZGC_01 chromosome 2, HZGC01, whole genome shotgun sequence, the following are encoded in one genomic region:
- the slitrk3b gene encoding SLIT and NTRK-like protein 3, with protein MHLPAFGESMLWVTLLSTIALGWTTPIPLLDDSEEIDEPCFEPCYCEVKEGLFHVHCDSKGFTNISQVSQSWLRPFKLYLQKNSLRKLYFNSFLHLNNAVAINLGNNALQDIHVGAFNGLSSLKRLYLHENKLEVFRNDTFLGLESLEYLQADYNVIKRIDSGAFRNLHKLRVLILNDNLIPMLPAFLFRSVSLTHLDLRGNRLKTLAYKGILEYIGRSLMEIQLEENPWNCVCDIIQLKAWLERIPYTAVVGEITCEYPFHLHGKDLREIKRGELCPLLNEAEIESILAVLHLPFYTGRARPTKPSSIVSPNQNTVSSVEQRERPPKPTKRPRPSKTPPTPRSVFPNQPPVAGYQTRPPIPIICPIGCTCNLHINDLGLTVNCKENGFRNISELMPRPLNAKKLYLSGNLIQRIYKSDFWNFSSLDLLHLGNNQIFYVQEGAFVNLPNLRSLYLNGNSIVKLTLDMFHGLHSLEYLYFEYNEIREIQPAAFSLMPSLQLVFLNNNLLRTLPVGAFAGTSLTRLNLRNNYFHCLPVSGVLEHLHAVVQIDLNQNPWDCSCDIIPLKEWLDTLSLVVIVGEVVCKTPELVSGKDLRSLNSEVICPELRQSSLSPAESDGLITTYPEVGPHPPKGAIPLSVLILSLLVLFVSAFFAAAALCAYALKKREKLPFRKQGEVGLAGIQMECGIFTEQPPTLPETPPSNHVYDSIGAPSSHMCSNPVYKSGQEESGQKHPFSETKESGSHYRTLVEKEKEWTMAISSSPINTIVSVGAPCGDIAGFHENGILCPTVIDSQGPTPKVGLVDSLFGTTPQFSNLPDRHTHPPSEYPHAKQDARQKQTITTTTGTRTGCPNQTQSDYPELRARLKTKMDYIDMLERSYQF; from the coding sequence ATGCACTTGCCTGCATTTGGTGAAAGCATGTTGTGGGTTACACTGCTAAGCACAATTGCACTTGGATGGACGACACCTATCCCTCTACTTGATGATTCAGAAGAAATAGACGAGCCTTGCTTTGAGCCCTGCTACTGCGAAGTGAAGGAAGGCCTGTTTCACGTTCATTGTGACAGCAAAGGATTTACAAATATTAGCCAAGTCTCACAGTCATGGCTTAGACCATTCAAGCTCTACCTGCAGAAAAACTCTTTACGGAAGCTATACTTCAACAGCTTTTTGCACTTGAACAATGCAGTGGCCATTAATCTGGGCAATAATGCCCTGCAGGACATCCATGTTGGGGCTTTCAATGGTTTGAGCTCCCTGAAGAGGTTGTACCTTCACGAAAACAAGCTGGAAGTGTTCCGGAATGACACATTTCTCGGACTGGAGAGTTTAGAATACCTTCAGGCAGACTATAATGTTATCAAGAGAATAGACAGTGGGGCGTTTCGAAATCTCCACAAACTCAGAGTGCTCATTCTTAATGACAATTTAATACCCATGCTGCCGGCGTTTCTTTTCAGATCTGTCTCTCTGACGCACCTTGACTTGAGAGGCAATCGACTAAAGACGTTGGCTTACAAAGGGATTTTGGAATATATCGGTCGCAGTCTTATGGAGATCCAGTTGGAGGAGAACCCTTGGAACTGTGTCTGCGATATCATCCAGCTCAAGGCCTGGTTGGAGCGGATTCCGTACACTGCGGTTGTTGGCGAGATCACGTGCGAGTACCCTTTCCACCTCCACGGAAAGGACCTCAGAGAGATCAAACGCGGCGAGCTTTGTCCCTTATTAAATgaagcagagattgagtcaattCTAGCCGTCCTACACTTACCATTCTACACAGGGAGGGCGAGGCCTACAAAGCCGTCATCTATAGTCTCCCCCAATCAAAACACTGTCTCCTCCGTGGAACAAAGAGAAAGACCTCCAAAGCCAACAAAAAGACCCAGGCCCTCAAAGACACCACCAACACCACGCAGTGTGTTCCCTAATCAGCCGCCTGTAGCCGGATACCAGACAAGGCCGCCTATACCTATCATTTGCCCCATTGGATGTACATGTAACTTGCATATTAATGACCTTGGTTTGACAGTCAACTGTAAGGAAAATGGATTTCGGAACATTTCCGAGTTGATGCCTCGACCCTTGAACGCCAAGAAGCTTTACTTGAGTGGAAATCTCATTCAGAGAATATACAAGTCCGATTTTTGGAATTTCTCCAGTCTTGATTTATTGCACTTGGGAAACAATCAGATATTTTACGTTCAAGAGGGGGCTTTTGTTAATCTCCCTAATTTGAGAAGCCTTTACCTGAACGGTAATAGTATTGTGAAGTTAACTCTTGATATGTTCCACGGTTTGCACAGCCTTGAGTATTTGTATTTCGAGTACAATGAGATACGAGAAATCCAGCCGGCTGCCTTCAGTTTAATGCCCTCCCTGCAGCTAGTCTTTCTCAACAACAACCTCTTGCGAACGTTGCCCGTGGGAGCATTCGCAGGTACCTCGCTGACACGCTTGAACCTGCGGAACAACTACTTTCATTGCCTACCAGTCAGCGGTGTTCTAGAACACCTGCATGCTGTCGTCCAGATCGACCTGAATCAGAACCCCTGGGACTGCTCCTGCGACATCATCCCTCTCAAAGAGTGGCTGGACACGCTGAGCTTAGTGGTCATAGTCGGAGAAGTGGTGTGTAAGACCCCCGAGCTGGTCTCAGGAAAAGATTTACGCTCTCTGAATTCTGAGGTGATTTGCCCTGAGCTCAGACAGTCCTCACTGTCTCCTGCCGAATCAGATGGGCTTATCACTACATATCCCGAGGTGGGACCGCACCCGCCGAAAGGTGCCATACCCCTCTCTGTTCTCATCCTCAGCCTGCTGGTTCTGTTTGTGTCTGCTTTCTTTGCTGCTGCAGCTCTTTGCGCATATGCTCTTAAAAAGCGTGAAAAGCTTCCCTTTAGGAAGCAAGGGGAAGTGGGCCTGGCAGGCATTCAGATGGAATGTGGAATATTCACAGAACAGCCACCGACCTTACCAGAAACTCCTCCTTCCAATCACGTGTACGATAGCATCGGTGCTCCCTCCTCGCACATGTGCAGCAACCCCGTTTACAAAAGCGGACAGGAGGAGTCAGGGCAGAAGCATCCATTCTCAGAGACAAAAGAGAGCGGTTCGCATTACAGAACGCTGGTGGAGAAGGAAAAGGAGTGGACCATGGCCATCTCCAGCTCCCCCATTAACACTATCGTCAGCGTCGGCGCACCGTGTGGTGACATTGCCGGCTTTCATGAAAACGGAATACTCTGTCCGACTGTCATTGATAGCCAAGGTCCCACGCCCAAGGTGGGATTAGTGGACAGTCTTTTTGGCACAACTCCCCAGTTTAGCAACCTGCCTGACAGACACACGCACCCTCCCTCAGAGTATCCACACGCCAAACAGGATGCCAGACAAAAGCAAACGATCACAACCACCACAGGGACAAGGACAGGATGTCCTAATCAAACCCAAAGTGATTATCCTGAGCTGAGGGCTAGACTCAAAACAAAGATGGATTACATTGATATGTTGGAGAGGTCATATCAATTCTAA